One segment of Capnocytophaga sp. oral taxon 878 DNA contains the following:
- a CDS encoding cell wall anchor protein: MELLTQPIVTFISMLLSAFVGWLFGRPKQRLELQSSELDNVDKAVRIYREMIDDLGAKYAKAIADLNEANQRIRELENSLEKLLKKTVN, from the coding sequence ATGGAATTACTTACACAACCCATCGTAACCTTCATCAGTATGCTCCTATCAGCCTTTGTAGGCTGGCTCTTCGGCCGCCCCAAGCAAAGGTTAGAACTACAAAGCAGCGAGCTCGATAATGTCGATAAAGCAGTACGCATATACCGCGAAATGATCGACGATCTCGGCGCCAAATACGCCAAAGCCATTGCCGACCTTAATGAGGCTAACCAACGCATCCGCGAACTCGAAAACTCTTTAGAAAAACTCTTAAAAAAAACAGTAAACTAA
- a CDS encoding glycoside hydrolase family 73 protein — protein MNNKTKIPANVRNFYTTYAPYARQTEQHTGISHLFILAQAALESGWGAHAPGNMFFGIKATPSTPAHQRQLLVTTEVLPAPPKAGAFPQLISLQPLPNGKYLCVVKDWFCKYASPAESFTAHAQLFLRHTRYAQALKVKANPYAFADAIARAGYATDPLYAQKLKQLITLLEEAETVLATPASKPTPLPIKALTPLLIFALLLGGCRAKKDVQQHHHQQLLLTDTLSHQQALWRTQRLLHTTVQQLSAQVETFKDSLGHSYMKLHTITTHHHHLTDTLQQQQAHHQLQSSALEQHSSSQYVQKQTPHYPRWLYWLLGAALIVALVRKK, from the coding sequence ATGAACAACAAAACAAAAATCCCCGCCAATGTACGTAACTTCTACACCACGTACGCCCCCTATGCACGCCAAACCGAGCAGCATACCGGTATCTCTCACCTTTTTATCTTAGCACAAGCCGCCTTGGAAAGCGGCTGGGGTGCCCACGCCCCTGGCAATATGTTCTTCGGCATAAAGGCTACCCCCAGCACCCCTGCCCATCAGCGCCAGCTGTTAGTAACTACCGAGGTGCTCCCTGCGCCTCCCAAGGCAGGCGCCTTCCCTCAGCTCATCAGCCTACAGCCCCTGCCCAATGGTAAGTACCTCTGTGTCGTGAAGGACTGGTTCTGTAAGTACGCCTCTCCTGCCGAGAGTTTTACCGCCCACGCCCAGCTATTCCTCCGCCACACACGCTACGCTCAGGCACTCAAAGTCAAAGCCAACCCCTATGCCTTTGCCGATGCCATAGCCCGCGCTGGCTATGCTACCGATCCTCTTTACGCCCAAAAGCTTAAGCAGCTCATCACTCTCTTAGAAGAGGCCGAAACAGTCCTTGCTACCCCCGCCTCCAAGCCCACCCCGCTGCCTATAAAGGCACTCACCCCACTTCTCATCTTTGCACTTTTGTTAGGAGGGTGCCGTGCCAAAAAAGATGTGCAGCAGCACCACCATCAGCAGCTCCTCCTTACCGATACCCTTAGCCACCAGCAGGCACTATGGCGCACCCAAAGGCTGCTGCACACCACCGTACAACAGCTCTCTGCCCAGGTCGAAACCTTTAAAGATTCCTTAGGGCATAGCTATATGAAGCTGCACACCATCACCACCCACCATCACCACCTTACCGATACCCTCCAGCAGCAGCAGGCTCACCACCAGCTCCAAAGCAGTGCCTTAGAGCAGCACAGCAGCTCGCAGTATGTTCAAAAACAGACTCCCCACTACCCTCGCTGGCTCTACTGGCTACTTGGCGCAGCCTTAATAGTAGCTTTGGTTAGAAAAAAATAA
- a CDS encoding carbonic anhydrase, giving the protein MPSYKKIFENNRQWLEMRKASDPHFFEKLAEDQNPDYLYIGCSDSRVAAEELMGVGPGKIFVHRNIANVVNTLDMSSAAVIQYAVEHLNVKHIIVCGHYDCGGVKAAMQAKDYGLLNPWLRTIRDVYRLYQEELDAIPDIEARHRRLVELNVFEQCFNVTKMAVVQESYLKYQTPEVHGWVFDIHSGELIDLHIDFKALLHKIQHIYDLTGQEWYRPSK; this is encoded by the coding sequence TTGCCTTCTTACAAAAAAATATTTGAAAATAACCGGCAATGGCTCGAGATGCGCAAAGCCTCCGATCCTCATTTCTTTGAAAAACTTGCCGAAGACCAAAACCCCGATTACCTCTACATAGGCTGTTCCGATAGCCGCGTAGCTGCCGAAGAGCTTATGGGCGTCGGGCCTGGTAAAATATTCGTACATCGCAATATTGCCAACGTAGTCAATACCCTCGATATGAGCTCTGCCGCCGTAATACAATACGCTGTCGAGCATCTCAATGTAAAGCATATTATAGTATGCGGCCATTATGATTGTGGCGGGGTCAAAGCCGCTATGCAAGCCAAAGACTATGGGCTGCTCAACCCTTGGCTCCGAACCATTCGTGATGTCTATCGCCTATACCAAGAAGAACTCGATGCCATTCCCGATATAGAAGCCCGCCACCGCCGCTTGGTCGAGCTCAATGTCTTTGAACAGTGCTTTAATGTAACCAAAATGGCAGTAGTGCAAGAAAGCTACCTAAAATACCAAACCCCCGAGGTACACGGCTGGGTCTTTGATATCCATTCAGGCGAACTTATTGATTTACATATCGACTTTAAAGCCCTCTTACACAAAATACAACATATTTACGACCTTACAGGTCAAGAATGGTACCGCCCATCAAAATAA
- a CDS encoding HigA family addiction module antitoxin, with product MKNQNENIVPFVATHPGEILADEIEARGLTEKELATQLKVTDAYLELILKGQNEVTEEFAFRLEKVLGIPVQFWLAMQENYYEDTRQIEAKTYQLTHNTVTHT from the coding sequence GTGAAAAATCAAAATGAAAATATAGTTCCTTTTGTTGCAACTCATCCTGGTGAGATACTTGCCGATGAAATAGAAGCAAGAGGACTTACAGAAAAAGAATTAGCAACTCAGCTAAAAGTTACCGATGCTTACTTAGAACTTATACTCAAAGGGCAAAATGAAGTAACTGAAGAGTTTGCTTTTCGCTTGGAAAAAGTATTGGGTATTCCAGTGCAGTTTTGGCTCGCTATGCAAGAAAACTATTACGAAGATACACGGCAGATAGAAGCCAAAACATATCAATTAACACATAACACTGTAACCCATACCTAA
- a CDS encoding cation diffusion facilitator family transporter: protein MEDHHHNHDHHHHHHHHHEVANLSSLNRAFYIGIALNLLYTIIEFGVGYKVNSLALMSDATHNLSDVASLVISLIGMKLAHKAATKLYTYGYKKASILASLINAVLLMYIVVKIIIEGVERLANPPEMVGTAIMITAFIGVIINAVSAFLFYKGQQTDINIKGAFLHLMLDALVSVGVIVSGAIVYFTGWNIADPISSFVVAIVILFSTWGLLKESVKLILDGVPHDIDGTHIKTLMEAHPMVAEVHHLHIWALSSSQNALTAHIVLKECVSLETFIQIKAELKHTLLDEHISHATLELDTAKCKEKNCEI, encoded by the coding sequence ATGGAAGATCACCACCATAACCACGACCATCACCATCATCACCACCATCACCATGAGGTAGCCAACCTTAGCAGCCTAAACCGCGCTTTTTATATAGGTATAGCCCTTAATCTGTTATATACTATAATCGAGTTTGGGGTAGGGTATAAGGTCAATTCTTTAGCCCTAATGTCCGATGCCACCCATAACCTAAGTGATGTTGCCAGCTTGGTAATCTCCCTCATCGGTATGAAGTTAGCCCACAAAGCAGCTACCAAGCTCTATACCTATGGCTATAAAAAAGCCTCTATCTTAGCCTCTCTTATAAACGCCGTACTACTGATGTACATCGTTGTTAAGATTATTATCGAAGGGGTCGAACGCCTTGCCAATCCACCCGAAATGGTCGGCACAGCCATTATGATTACCGCCTTCATAGGGGTTATTATCAATGCCGTTTCAGCCTTCTTGTTCTATAAGGGGCAGCAAACCGATATCAATATCAAGGGCGCATTCCTCCACCTAATGCTCGATGCTTTAGTGTCAGTAGGGGTAATAGTTTCAGGCGCTATCGTCTATTTCACAGGCTGGAACATTGCCGATCCTATTAGCAGCTTCGTAGTAGCTATAGTCATACTATTCTCCACTTGGGGGCTGCTCAAAGAGAGTGTCAAGCTCATTTTAGATGGTGTCCCTCATGATATTGATGGCACACACATCAAAACCCTGATGGAAGCACACCCTATGGTAGCCGAAGTACACCACCTGCATATTTGGGCGCTAAGTAGCTCACAAAATGCTCTTACCGCTCATATAGTCCTCAAAGAGTGCGTCAGCTTAGAAACCTTTATACAAATAAAAGCAGAACTTAAGCACACCCTTTTAGATGAGCATATCAGCCACGCAACCCTTGAGCTCGATACCGCCAAATGCAAAGAAAAAAACTGCGAAATATAA